A genomic window from Verrucomicrobiia bacterium includes:
- a CDS encoding UvrD-helicase domain-containing protein, whose protein sequence is MLNLSSLNPQQRIAVETVRGPVLILAGAGTGKTRVITFRIAHMIDRGIQPGNILAVTFTNKAAREMQERVRKLVPKPRVKEDAKENRPTLCTFHSLCVRILRQHIEKLGYKRNFVIYDETEQLGAIKKILAQISAKGEKTDPSAILGLLSRFKNGGASSAAFADPSLRAMAQHIQKRYESALHACNAVDFDDLILLTLKLFEEHPDALQACRERYRYVMVDEYQDTNAAQFKLVQFLTQEHRNLCVVGDDDQSIYGWRGAEISNLLDMEKHFPEVKVIKLEQNYRSTNTILSAANTVIRNNLLRRGKQLWSEKGDGAKIVLSCFPTDEDEAREIVEQIEYARMVKRIPWGAQAILFRTNQQSRPLETALRKGSVRYHLIGGQSFFDRREIRDFLAYLKMFLNPNDDISLLRIANTPARGLSDVTMERLLAASHERSCSVYAAMKNPLVTSTFVAKTRESIESFLEFIERVRAEVITPAPALVGLDLGAWADRFLDEIEYFNELRRAEKNPEAADNRIRNIKELVATLHDTAAGDAPYDRLQTFLEEITLDNDREDEKESAGDAVTLITMHSCKGLEYPHVYIVGLEDGLLPHSRSKVEGTLDEERRLFYVAITRAMLSLNISHCASRKKYGQALPCHPSPFLKELPAELVEHADEKAKQPVATDSGKSMFAAIRDALG, encoded by the coding sequence ATGTTGAATCTCTCGTCGCTCAATCCCCAGCAGCGCATCGCCGTTGAAACGGTGCGCGGCCCCGTCCTGATCCTCGCAGGCGCAGGCACCGGAAAGACGCGCGTGATCACCTTCCGCATCGCTCACATGATCGATCGCGGGATTCAACCGGGCAACATTCTCGCCGTCACCTTCACCAACAAGGCGGCGCGTGAAATGCAGGAACGCGTTCGAAAGCTTGTCCCGAAACCCAGGGTCAAGGAGGACGCGAAGGAAAATCGTCCCACCCTTTGCACGTTTCATTCGCTCTGCGTCCGCATCCTTCGCCAGCACATCGAAAAGCTTGGCTACAAGCGCAACTTCGTCATCTACGACGAGACCGAGCAGCTGGGCGCAATCAAAAAAATCCTCGCGCAGATTTCCGCGAAGGGCGAGAAGACCGATCCCTCCGCGATCCTTGGCCTGCTCAGCCGATTCAAAAACGGAGGCGCCAGTTCCGCCGCATTTGCCGATCCGAGCCTGCGCGCGATGGCGCAGCACATCCAGAAGCGTTACGAATCCGCCTTGCACGCCTGCAACGCCGTCGATTTCGATGACCTGATTCTGCTGACGCTCAAATTGTTCGAAGAACATCCCGACGCGCTGCAGGCCTGCCGCGAAAGGTATCGCTACGTCATGGTCGATGAATACCAGGACACAAACGCCGCGCAGTTCAAGCTGGTTCAGTTTCTCACGCAGGAGCATCGCAATCTGTGCGTCGTGGGGGACGACGACCAAAGCATTTACGGCTGGCGCGGCGCGGAAATTTCCAACCTTCTCGACATGGAAAAACATTTCCCCGAGGTGAAGGTCATCAAGCTCGAGCAGAATTATCGTTCCACCAACACGATCCTCAGCGCGGCGAACACAGTGATTCGCAACAACCTTCTCCGTCGCGGCAAACAGCTGTGGTCCGAGAAAGGCGACGGCGCCAAGATCGTGTTGAGTTGTTTCCCAACCGACGAAGACGAGGCGCGCGAGATCGTGGAACAGATTGAGTATGCCCGCATGGTGAAACGCATCCCGTGGGGCGCTCAGGCAATACTCTTTCGCACCAACCAGCAGTCGCGTCCGCTCGAAACAGCACTGCGCAAGGGGTCCGTGCGTTATCATCTGATCGGCGGCCAAAGCTTTTTTGATCGCCGCGAAATCCGGGATTTCCTCGCGTATCTCAAGATGTTCCTGAACCCGAACGACGACATCAGCCTGCTGCGCATCGCGAACACCCCCGCGCGCGGATTGAGCGACGTCACCATGGAACGCCTGCTTGCTGCCAGCCATGAACGCAGCTGTTCCGTTTACGCCGCGATGAAAAACCCGCTCGTGACGTCAACGTTTGTTGCAAAAACACGGGAGAGCATTGAGTCGTTTCTTGAATTCATCGAGCGAGTGAGGGCCGAAGTCATCACGCCTGCACCCGCCCTCGTCGGCCTCGATCTTGGCGCGTGGGCGGATCGCTTTCTCGACGAGATTGAATACTTCAATGAATTGCGGCGCGCGGAAAAGAATCCTGAGGCGGCCGACAATCGCATCCGCAACATCAAGGAACTGGTGGCGACGTTGCACGACACCGCCGCGGGCGACGCACCCTACGATCGGCTGCAAACCTTCCTCGAGGAAATCACGCTGGACAACGATCGCGAGGATGAGAAGGAATCGGCCGGGGACGCTGTCACGTTGATCACGATGCACAGCTGCAAAGGGCTGGAATATCCGCACGTGTACATTGTTGGCCTCGAGGATGGCCTGCTGCCGCATTCAAGGTCGAAGGTGGAAGGAACCCTGGACGAAGAGCGCAGATTATTTTACGTGGCAATCACGCGCGCGATGTTGTCGCTGAACATCAGCCATTGTGCGAGCCGCAAAAAATATGGACAGGCGCTGCCCTGTCACCCTTCCCCATTTCTCAAGGAACTTCCCGCGGAACTTGTGGAGCACGCCGACGAAAAGGCGAAGCAACCGGTTGCCACAGATTCCGGCAAGAGCATGTTCGCCGCCATCCGGGACGCGCTGGGGTGA
- a CDS encoding NF038122 family metalloprotease, translating into MINFGSSRRTVATVQKIALLATVTLSIPAAHANATFNMIAEPGTPQFAIDGFNTAAAMWSSVIGNNVTFNIQIGYMSLGAGVIGETSSSFIEASYSATLQALQSRRTSADDFSSYASLQSGSSFSRLINLTSDSPHGSGSVTPYLDSMDRIGLTTANAKVLGLHPEDSSIDAVIRFSSDFSFHFEPFGPVSGSAMDFIGVAAHEIGHALGFSSGVDDIDYFAGVYPAGDFSSNLIDLFRYSELSLSLGAGVSDYTADGRDKFFSADGGATELALFSNGTFYGDGNQASHWRDNLGIGLLDPTADFGERLVLSDVDRRMLDVMGYTIVPEPGIGGFCALALTFSLLRMRRR; encoded by the coding sequence ATGATCAATTTTGGCTCATCCAGGCGAACAGTTGCCACCGTGCAAAAGATCGCCCTGCTGGCAACCGTCACATTGTCAATTCCCGCCGCGCACGCCAACGCCACGTTCAACATGATTGCAGAGCCCGGCACTCCGCAGTTCGCAATCGACGGATTCAATACCGCGGCGGCAATGTGGTCGTCAGTCATCGGCAACAACGTCACATTCAATATCCAGATCGGATACATGTCTCTCGGCGCCGGGGTGATCGGCGAAACCAGCAGTTCGTTCATCGAGGCGAGCTATTCCGCAACGCTTCAAGCGCTGCAATCGCGCCGCACATCCGCCGACGATTTTTCATCCTACGCCAGCCTGCAATCGGGCAGCAGCTTCTCCCGCCTGATCAATCTCACGAGTGACAGTCCCCACGGTTCCGGAAGTGTCACGCCTTACCTGGATTCCATGGATCGCATCGGACTCACGACCGCCAATGCAAAGGTTCTCGGTCTCCATCCCGAGGACAGTTCGATCGACGCGGTGATTCGTTTCAGCTCGGATTTCAGCTTCCACTTCGAACCCTTTGGTCCCGTCAGCGGAAGCGCGATGGATTTCATTGGCGTTGCCGCGCATGAAATCGGCCACGCCCTCGGGTTCTCGAGCGGAGTCGATGACATCGACTACTTCGCCGGCGTTTATCCGGCGGGCGATTTCAGTTCCAACCTGATCGATCTGTTTCGTTACTCCGAGCTAAGCCTGTCCCTCGGCGCAGGAGTGAGCGATTACACTGCGGACGGGCGTGACAAGTTTTTTTCCGCGGACGGCGGCGCGACGGAACTTGCGCTGTTCTCGAACGGAACGTTCTACGGCGATGGAAACCAGGCCAGCCATTGGCGCGATAATCTGGGCATCGGCCTGCTCGATCCCACGGCAGATTTTGGTGAACGCCTCGTGCTGTCCGATGTCGATCGCCGAATGCTCGATGTGATGGGTTACACGATTGTTCCCGAACCTGGAATTGGGGGGTTCTGCGCGCTGGCTCTTACGTTCTCGTTGTTGCGCATGCGTCGGAGGTAG
- a CDS encoding shikimate dehydrogenase gives MFAEPLKPISASTRYCAVLGRPIRHSASPAMQNAGIEQLGLNWRYLAFDVKPENLQAAVRGAAALQCIGLNLTVPHKLLAMEMMDLHDASAREWGAVNTVRFEGRLGNGEWLPLRMFEERPPDQVRSHGFNTDADAIERSLREDLGVELTGSRVVLLGAGGAGRVAALKLAAEGARELFLVNRTRSKAEAIAEEIANRFPHTAAQVGYPRGDVDLLLNATSLGLAAADPIPVEGAEFSLKQARCVYDMVYRPAETQLLQAARQAGCATANGLGMLLYQGARALEIWSGQPAPVEVMRSALQKHIYGS, from the coding sequence GTGTTCGCCGAGCCTTTGAAGCCGATTTCCGCCAGCACGCGTTATTGCGCAGTGCTCGGGCGGCCTATTCGTCATTCGGCTTCGCCCGCAATGCAGAACGCCGGCATCGAGCAACTGGGACTCAACTGGCGATATCTTGCATTCGACGTCAAACCCGAAAACCTGCAAGCAGCCGTGCGCGGCGCGGCCGCGTTGCAGTGCATCGGGCTGAATTTGACGGTTCCCCATAAATTGCTAGCGATGGAAATGATGGACCTGCACGACGCCTCCGCAAGGGAGTGGGGAGCCGTGAATACCGTGCGGTTCGAAGGACGGCTCGGAAATGGCGAGTGGCTGCCGTTGCGAATGTTTGAAGAGCGTCCGCCCGATCAGGTGCGCTCCCACGGATTCAATACCGATGCCGACGCCATCGAGCGTTCATTGCGGGAAGACCTGGGTGTGGAATTGACTGGATCACGGGTTGTGCTGCTGGGCGCAGGTGGGGCCGGCAGGGTGGCAGCGCTAAAGCTGGCGGCCGAGGGCGCGCGCGAACTATTCCTCGTGAATCGAACCCGATCCAAAGCCGAAGCCATCGCGGAAGAGATCGCGAATCGCTTTCCACACACAGCGGCGCAAGTTGGGTATCCGCGTGGTGATGTCGACTTGTTGTTGAATGCCACATCACTTGGTCTCGCGGCAGCGGACCCGATTCCCGTCGAAGGCGCGGAGTTTTCATTGAAGCAGGCGCGCTGTGTCTACGATATGGTGTATCGGCCGGCTGAGACTCAACTGCTGCAGGCAGCACGCCAGGCGGGTTGTGCCACGGCGAACGGACTGGGCATGCTGCTTTACCAGGGCGCAAGGGCGCTGGAGATCTGGAGCGGACAGCCGGCGCCCGTTGAAGTCATGCGAAGCGCGTTGCAAAAACATATATATGGGAGTTGA
- a CDS encoding prepilin peptidase: MGVDPIFDPANWRSVPFHFWSLVFFVLGCMVGSFLNVVIHRLPLGQSVVSPPSHCPHCKYSIPWYLNVPLITWLYLQGKCRNCKAPISARYFLVELLTGIAFLGCWLAYGKTSAAIALVYSLLIAGFIAATFIDFEHFIIPDEITIGGTFAGLICSLVVPGLHGRATVSGNMIQSVLGVAVGAGVIYAILRIGKLLFGRQKLELPIDARIIFTETSVHLPDREIPFEELFYRKSDVVVLHARTLELPDRCYKDAVVRLSPERLLINDEKLNPEEVAHMEAVSQEIVLPREAMGFGDVKFMAAIGAFLGWQATLFSLMISSMIGSVVGVALIAAGKREWSSRLPYGPYIAAAAVIWIFGGDRLLALFANR, encoded by the coding sequence ATGGGAGTTGATCCGATCTTTGATCCGGCCAACTGGCGCAGCGTGCCTTTTCACTTCTGGTCGCTTGTCTTCTTTGTATTGGGTTGCATGGTGGGCAGCTTTCTAAACGTCGTCATTCATCGCCTTCCGCTCGGTCAAAGCGTCGTTTCGCCGCCATCACATTGCCCGCACTGCAAGTATTCCATCCCGTGGTATTTGAACGTGCCACTCATCACGTGGCTTTACCTGCAGGGAAAGTGCCGGAACTGCAAGGCGCCCATTTCTGCCAGGTATTTTCTTGTCGAATTGCTGACGGGCATTGCGTTCCTCGGCTGCTGGCTGGCGTACGGCAAAACGTCGGCAGCGATTGCGCTGGTCTATTCGCTTCTTATCGCAGGGTTCATTGCCGCGACGTTCATTGATTTCGAACACTTCATCATTCCTGATGAGATCACGATAGGCGGAACGTTCGCCGGCTTGATCTGTTCGCTCGTGGTTCCGGGATTGCATGGGCGTGCGACGGTTTCAGGGAACATGATCCAGAGCGTGCTGGGAGTTGCGGTCGGCGCTGGCGTGATCTACGCGATCCTGCGCATTGGCAAGCTCTTGTTCGGACGGCAGAAACTGGAGTTGCCGATCGACGCTAGAATCATCTTCACGGAAACGTCAGTTCACCTTCCTGACCGTGAGATTCCGTTTGAGGAATTGTTTTATCGAAAGTCCGATGTCGTCGTTCTCCACGCGCGCACGCTGGAGCTGCCGGATCGTTGCTACAAGGATGCGGTGGTGCGGCTTTCTCCCGAGCGGTTGCTGATCAATGACGAGAAGCTGAACCCGGAGGAGGTCGCGCACATGGAGGCGGTGAGCCAGGAAATCGTGCTGCCGCGCGAGGCGATGGGATTTGGGGACGTCAAGTTCATGGCCGCCATCGGGGCGTTCCTCGGGTGGCAGGCGACGCTCTTTTCGCTGATGATCAGCTCCATGATCGGGAGCGTCGTTGGGGTGGCATTGATCGCTGCAGGCAAGCGGGAATGGTCCTCGCGCCTTCCCTATGGACCTTACATTGCCGCGGCGGCGGTAATCTGGATCTTCGGCGGGGATCGGCTGCTGGCGTTGTTCGCAAATCGATGA
- a CDS encoding cupin domain-containing protein codes for MDIKNLTAVPAFITKDGSEIRELLAHRNSSIRNQSLAEARLPAGGSTQEHYHPKAEEIYFITEGMGRIRIDAETREVQAGDAIAIPPGARHKLWNTGAGLLKLLCCCAPGYEHDDTVITEA; via the coding sequence ATGGACATCAAAAACCTCACCGCCGTTCCCGCGTTCATCACGAAGGATGGATCCGAGATCCGCGAACTGCTCGCGCACCGCAATTCATCGATCCGCAACCAAAGCCTCGCCGAAGCACGGCTGCCCGCCGGCGGCAGCACGCAGGAACATTATCATCCCAAAGCGGAGGAAATTTATTTCATCACGGAAGGCATGGGCCGGATCCGCATCGATGCCGAAACGCGCGAGGTGCAGGCAGGCGACGCGATTGCAATCCCGCCAGGCGCGCGTCACAAACTTTGGAACACTGGCGCAGGCCTGCTGAAGCTCCTCTGCTGCTGTGCCCCGGGTTACGAGCACGACGACACCGTCATCACCGAAGCTTGA
- a CDS encoding DMT family transporter — protein MSIVFAVFLWGGNNAGTRFIVGVWPPVWTGSTRFACAGLILLALLRWTRWFGEPRHLTRELNRQLWIRGALSLAVYIVCFNWALRFTSASHVALYLGAAPVWALLWEGTPERSWRTLQRYAAAVLALAGVLVLFWPALHGTGSNWIGEALGLAVSVLWTNYGRQCRALGGVLSGVEVSAHTMWRAGVLLLPFALIEVVREGITWRNDVAAIQLYCIIAGGVVSFGLWNNALRYWPTSQVLLFNNVIPLSTGLWAHYTLREPLSRTFWIAMVLIVTGVVLGQTNWQRKIPPANVPPIE, from the coding sequence TTGAGCATTGTTTTCGCTGTGTTTCTCTGGGGAGGAAACAACGCGGGAACGCGGTTCATCGTGGGCGTCTGGCCTCCTGTGTGGACGGGCTCCACTCGATTCGCCTGCGCCGGGCTGATCCTCCTCGCCCTATTGCGCTGGACGCGCTGGTTCGGTGAACCCCGCCACCTCACCCGAGAACTGAATCGCCAGCTCTGGATTCGCGGAGCATTGAGCCTGGCGGTTTACATCGTCTGCTTCAACTGGGCACTCCGCTTCACTTCCGCATCCCACGTTGCCTTGTATCTCGGCGCCGCGCCCGTGTGGGCATTACTATGGGAAGGCACCCCCGAACGCAGCTGGCGGACGCTCCAAAGATACGCGGCCGCTGTTCTCGCGCTGGCAGGTGTCCTCGTGCTGTTCTGGCCAGCCCTGCACGGGACGGGCAGCAATTGGATCGGTGAGGCCCTTGGCCTTGCGGTCAGCGTTCTTTGGACGAATTACGGACGCCAATGCCGCGCGCTTGGCGGCGTTTTGTCGGGCGTTGAAGTGAGCGCGCATACCATGTGGCGCGCAGGCGTGCTGTTGCTGCCATTTGCGTTGATCGAAGTTGTGCGCGAGGGGATCACGTGGCGCAACGACGTGGCAGCCATCCAACTGTATTGCATCATCGCGGGCGGCGTCGTTTCGTTCGGACTTTGGAACAACGCGCTGCGCTATTGGCCGACCAGCCAGGTCCTCCTGTTCAACAATGTCATTCCGCTCAGCACAGGCTTATGGGCGCACTACACACTCCGGGAACCGCTCAGCCGAACGTTCTGGATCGCAATGGTTCTGATCGTGACAGGAGTTGTCCTCGGCCAGACGAATTGGCAACGCAAGATCCCACCCGCCAACGTCCCTCCAATCGAGTAG
- a CDS encoding PhzF family phenazine biosynthesis protein has product MKIPYYHVDAFTNKRFSGNPAGVCLLADWASDDVLQNIANENNLAETAFVIQRQSQFDLRWFSPTTEIDLCGHATLASAHVLFQHLGYQPDTITFETRSGKLKVTRASDLLTLDFPSRPATGCAPPTDLIQALGRTPVHTGKARDYLAVLDSEKAVRELQPDLNAVSRLDCLGVIVTAPGDHCDFVSRFFAPSIGVPEDPVTGSAHCTLIPYWAERLGRSRMHARQLSRRGGELFCELHGGRVGIGGHAVTYHAGFIELT; this is encoded by the coding sequence ATGAAGATTCCGTACTACCACGTCGACGCCTTCACAAATAAACGCTTTTCGGGAAATCCCGCTGGCGTTTGCCTGCTGGCTGATTGGGCCAGTGATGACGTCCTGCAAAACATCGCGAACGAAAACAATCTCGCTGAAACGGCATTCGTGATTCAACGGCAGTCACAGTTCGACCTCCGTTGGTTTTCGCCGACAACCGAGATTGATCTCTGCGGACACGCAACCCTCGCTTCGGCGCACGTGCTGTTTCAACACCTTGGGTATCAGCCGGACACAATCACGTTTGAAACCCGTTCGGGCAAACTCAAGGTGACTCGCGCGAGTGATCTCCTCACGCTTGATTTTCCATCCCGTCCTGCGACCGGATGCGCGCCCCCCACTGATCTCATCCAGGCGCTCGGCCGCACTCCTGTTCATACTGGAAAAGCTCGCGATTACCTCGCCGTGCTGGATTCGGAGAAGGCAGTTCGGGAACTTCAGCCTGATTTGAATGCCGTGTCGCGGCTCGACTGTCTCGGCGTCATCGTCACTGCACCAGGCGACCACTGCGATTTCGTCTCACGGTTTTTCGCTCCAAGCATTGGAGTGCCGGAGGATCCCGTGACGGGATCGGCACACTGCACGCTGATTCCCTATTGGGCGGAGCGCCTGGGCCGTTCGCGTATGCATGCGCGACAGCTTTCAAGACGTGGCGGCGAACTCTTTTGCGAACTCCACGGGGGTCGCGTTGGCATAGGAGGGCATGCGGTGACCTACCATGCCGGATTTATTGAGCTGACTTGA
- a CDS encoding 50S ribosomal protein L11 methyltransferase, with protein MNTRPKKKSQGKRQPPLWTVAIVTQPEADDAVSAILEDITGEMPSSYTDVETQQTSVTAYLSGTPDRTQLRRDLAAGLRRISECGLRIEPGRIAIRLLRREDWAESWKRHFRAIEIGKALLLKPSWIRIRPKAGQAVVVLDPGLSFGTGQHPTTSFCLQQLVRAIRGHHKPMALLDIGTGSGVLAIAGAKLGYARVHAFDFDPESVRIARENARVNGVARRIQVFQADLTRLPRRAPETFDVVCANLISTLLVAEADRIVSRLGANGTLIVAGILDAEFESVATAFASRGFKLSTSRKEKEWRSGMFQRTRQDA; from the coding sequence ATGAACACGCGGCCGAAAAAAAAGTCTCAAGGAAAGAGGCAGCCACCGCTCTGGACGGTCGCCATCGTCACGCAACCCGAGGCGGACGACGCTGTTTCTGCGATACTCGAGGACATCACGGGCGAAATGCCATCGTCCTATACCGATGTTGAGACGCAGCAGACAAGCGTCACAGCGTATCTCTCTGGAACACCTGATCGCACGCAACTGCGGCGCGACCTCGCTGCAGGACTCAGGCGAATCTCTGAATGCGGATTGCGCATCGAACCTGGACGGATCGCCATTCGCCTGCTGCGCCGCGAAGATTGGGCGGAATCGTGGAAGCGGCATTTTCGCGCCATTGAAATTGGCAAAGCGCTCCTGCTGAAGCCGAGCTGGATTCGAATCAGACCCAAAGCAGGGCAGGCGGTGGTTGTGCTGGATCCCGGCCTGAGTTTCGGCACAGGACAGCATCCCACCACGAGTTTTTGTCTCCAGCAACTGGTAAGGGCAATCCGCGGCCATCACAAACCCATGGCGCTGCTCGACATCGGAACAGGTTCGGGCGTGCTCGCAATTGCGGGTGCGAAGCTCGGGTATGCGCGGGTGCACGCGTTTGATTTCGATCCCGAGTCTGTTCGCATCGCCAGGGAAAACGCTCGCGTGAACGGCGTGGCCCGACGAATTCAAGTTTTTCAGGCGGACCTCACGCGTCTTCCGCGGCGCGCGCCCGAGACGTTCGATGTGGTCTGCGCGAATTTGATTTCCACCCTGCTCGTTGCAGAGGCCGATCGCATTGTTTCCAGGCTGGGCGCCAATGGGACATTGATTGTTGCTGGGATCCTCGACGCCGAATTTGAATCTGTCGCTACTGCGTTTGCGTCGCGCGGATTCAAACTCTCAACGAGCAGGAAGGAGAAGGAATGGCGCTCGGGAATGTTCCAGAGGACGAGACAGGATGCATGA
- the rph gene encoding ribonuclease PH: MPESISPTAQIRSDGRSADQLRPIRFVNGIAPNATGSTLVEWGNTRVICGVTVEETVPRWMKEQGVTGGWITAEYSMLPYSTHTRKARDSSKGKIDGRSQEIQRLIGRALRAAIDLEKLGSRTIWVDCDVLQADGGTRTAAITGAYVALSLAIRRLLDERRLLTNPLLHAVAAVSVGIVGGTAMIDLCYTEDVAAGVDMNLVMNAAGEFIELQGTGEESTFSESQLGQLLQLGRAGIRQLLDAQATAVA; this comes from the coding sequence ATGCCCGAATCCATTTCACCGACAGCGCAAATCCGCAGCGATGGACGCAGCGCCGACCAATTGCGCCCGATCCGCTTCGTCAATGGCATCGCTCCCAACGCCACGGGTTCAACCTTGGTTGAGTGGGGCAACACGCGGGTGATTTGTGGCGTCACGGTTGAGGAAACCGTGCCGCGCTGGATGAAGGAACAAGGCGTCACGGGCGGATGGATCACCGCGGAATACTCGATGCTCCCCTACTCCACGCACACGAGAAAGGCGCGCGACAGCAGCAAGGGAAAGATCGACGGACGCTCGCAGGAAATACAGCGCCTGATCGGCCGGGCACTGCGGGCCGCAATCGATCTCGAAAAGCTCGGCTCGCGCACCATCTGGGTGGATTGCGATGTCCTTCAGGCCGACGGAGGAACGCGCACCGCCGCCATCACTGGCGCTTACGTCGCGCTGTCGCTGGCCATTCGACGATTGTTGGACGAGCGGCGATTGCTGACGAATCCCCTGCTCCACGCTGTCGCTGCCGTGAGCGTCGGGATTGTTGGTGGCACAGCAATGATCGACCTTTGCTATACCGAAGACGTCGCCGCAGGCGTCGATATGAATCTGGTCATGAATGCCGCTGGCGAATTCATTGAGCTTCAGGGAACGGGCGAGGAATCCACCTTCAGCGAAAGCCAACTCGGCCAGTTGTTGCAACTCGGCCGCGCGGGCATTCGACAGCTTCTCGATGCCCAGGCCACCGCGGTGGCATGA
- a CDS encoding transglutaminase family protein, whose product MKGAVLYEIVHRTRYSYSSTVSVSHHIARLTPRNLECQERLEQEVNVSPAPSVIAHHTDYFGNRATFFTLSTPHQTLDITARSRVQIRARDVPLPDASPPWEQARNDSSQSVRIAPEIQEFTFASTLIPRDAELADYAAASFPPGRPLFEAVLDLTRRIHQEFQFDARATTVATPLKEVIRTRRGVCQDFAQIQIGCLRSLNLAARYVSGYLETLPPPGEEKLTGSDASHAWVQVFIPSIGWIDFDPTNNVVPSERHITVAWGRDFNDVSPIRGVMVGGGQHQLSVAVDVVPLAPDTEQQQQQQQ is encoded by the coding sequence TTGAAAGGCGCTGTGCTTTACGAAATCGTCCATCGCACCCGTTACAGCTACAGCAGCACGGTCTCCGTGTCGCATCACATCGCGCGGCTGACGCCTCGGAATCTCGAATGCCAGGAGCGCCTCGAACAGGAGGTGAACGTGTCTCCTGCGCCATCCGTCATTGCTCATCACACAGATTACTTTGGCAACCGCGCAACGTTCTTTACGCTTTCCACGCCGCATCAAACCCTCGACATCACCGCGCGCAGCCGCGTGCAAATTCGCGCCCGCGACGTTCCCCTGCCCGATGCCAGCCCACCGTGGGAACAGGCGCGCAACGACTCGTCGCAGAGCGTTCGAATTGCACCTGAAATCCAGGAGTTCACATTTGCGTCAACGTTGATTCCGCGCGACGCGGAACTCGCCGACTATGCCGCCGCGAGCTTTCCCCCGGGCCGGCCCCTGTTCGAAGCAGTGCTCGACCTTACGCGCCGGATTCATCAGGAGTTTCAATTTGATGCACGCGCCACCACTGTCGCCACGCCGCTCAAGGAGGTCATCCGCACGCGCCGCGGTGTGTGCCAGGATTTTGCGCAAATTCAAATCGGATGCCTCCGTTCACTCAACCTTGCGGCCCGTTATGTCAGCGGATATCTCGAAACGCTGCCGCCGCCGGGGGAGGAAAAGCTCACAGGCTCCGACGCATCGCACGCCTGGGTGCAGGTGTTCATCCCTTCGATCGGTTGGATTGATTTCGATCCCACCAACAACGTTGTCCCTTCCGAACGTCACATCACAGTGGCGTGGGGTCGCGACTTTAATGATGTCAGCCCGATCCGCGGTGTGATGGTCGGGGGCGGACAGCACCAATTGAGTGTGGCCGTCGATGTGGTGCCTCTTGCACCTGACACGGAACAACAGCAACAACAACAACAGTGA